A stretch of the Actinoalloteichus fjordicus genome encodes the following:
- a CDS encoding PhzF family phenazine biosynthesis protein yields MAVDVYVVDAFSDRPFGGNPAGVVLLPSFRDPEWMQAVAAELRHSETAFVEVDGPADAPKPLRWFTPTVEVDLCGHATLATAHVLGGDQVFATRSGELSCVATEDGRIDMDFPADPTTVIAEPPSELSAALGGARVTAVASGASDLLVEVDSPAAVAAVRPDLAALGALPHRGVIVTAAGGRDGVDFVSRCFFPRVGVEEDPVTGSAHRTLAAWWSERLALTELVAEQLSARGGTVRVAVRGDRVGISGRATTVLRGSLYS; encoded by the coding sequence ATGGCGGTGGACGTGTACGTCGTGGACGCTTTCAGCGATCGACCCTTCGGGGGGAACCCCGCGGGCGTCGTACTGCTGCCGAGTTTCCGGGACCCGGAGTGGATGCAGGCCGTCGCCGCCGAACTGAGGCATTCCGAGACCGCCTTCGTCGAGGTCGACGGCCCCGCCGACGCGCCGAAGCCCCTGCGCTGGTTCACCCCCACCGTCGAGGTCGACCTCTGCGGTCACGCCACGCTGGCCACCGCGCACGTCCTCGGCGGCGATCAGGTCTTCGCGACCCGCAGCGGCGAACTGTCCTGTGTCGCCACCGAGGACGGCCGGATCGACATGGACTTCCCCGCCGATCCGACGACGGTGATCGCCGAGCCGCCCTCGGAGCTGTCCGCCGCGCTGGGCGGGGCGAGGGTGACCGCTGTCGCCTCGGGCGCATCGGATCTGCTGGTCGAGGTCGACTCCCCGGCAGCCGTCGCGGCCGTCCGCCCCGACCTCGCCGCCCTGGGCGCGCTGCCGCATCGCGGCGTGATCGTGACGGCGGCAGGAGGACGCGACGGCGTCGACTTCGTCAGTCGATGCTTCTTCCCGCGCGTCGGCGTTGAGGAGGACCCGGTGACGGGCTCGGCGCATCGGACCCTGGCGGCCTGGTGGTCCGAGCGGCTCGCGCTGACGGAACTGGTCGCCGAGCAGCTCTCCGCGCGGGGCGGAACGGTCCGGGTCGCCGTGCGCGGCGACCGGGTCGGCATCTCGGGCCGCGCCACGACGGTGCTGCGGGGCAGTCTCTACAGCTGA